The sequence below is a genomic window from Sorangiineae bacterium MSr12523.
ACAGGCGTCTCCCCGGGTAGGTCGCTGAATGTGCCGATTCAGCCGACTTTTCGGTCGCAATGAAGCTGTGCTGCGAAGGATGGGGCGGTGCCCTGCGAGCTGTAAAATTCCTCGATTCGGGTGTATTCAGACGTCCCAGCCGCGGTGCGGGCTATCGCGTTGCGGGCCGTCGAACTCCAGCCGTGGTGCGACGAGGGCCTCGTGCCCATCGTCGAACCTCACCCAATACGGAGGCGCGCCGTTCTCGCCGAGCACCTCGACGACTTCCCCGACACGCTCCGGCCGCCCCTGGCCCGCAGTCTTGACCCGGACCCGTTCCCCTCTACTGACCTGCATACTTC
It includes:
- a CDS encoding DUF1918 domain-containing protein, giving the protein MQVSRGERVRVKTAGQGRPERVGEVVEVLGENGAPPYWVRFDDGHEALVAPRLEFDGPQRDSPHRGWDV